A section of the Salvelinus sp. IW2-2015 linkage group LG7, ASM291031v2, whole genome shotgun sequence genome encodes:
- the LOC111966901 gene encoding LOW QUALITY PROTEIN: DNA (cytosine-5)-methyltransferase 3B-like (The sequence of the model RefSeq protein was modified relative to this genomic sequence to represent the inferred CDS: deleted 2 bases in 1 codon) translates to MCPAGLTGLGTSGATLPGMNRPRCASGMDKLELQDCSWTQWRVAKFGKVRTITTRSNSIKQGKDQHFPVMMNGKEDILWCTELERIFGFPVHYTDVSNMGRGARQKLLGRSWSVPVIRHLFAPLKDYFACE, encoded by the exons ATGTGTCCTGCCGGCCTCACAGGGCTAGGTACTTCTGGGGCAACGCTACCAGGGATGAACAG GCCTCGGTGTGCATCTGGAATGGACAAGCTAGAGCTA CAGGACTGTTCGTGGACCCAATGGCGTGTGGCTAAG TTTGGAAAGGTGCGCACCATCACCACGCGCTCTAACTCCATCAAGCAAGGCAAAGACCAGCACTTCCCCGTCATGATGAACGGCAAAGAGGACATCCTGTGGTGCACCGAGTTGGAGAG GATCTTTGGCTTCCCAGTCCACTACACAGATGTGTCAAACATGGGTCGCGGTGCCAGGCAGAAGCTGCTGGGCAGATCCTGGAGCGTGCCTGTCATCAGACACCTGTTTGCCCCACTGAAGGACTACTTTGCATGTGAATAA